The following are encoded in a window of Deltaproteobacteria bacterium genomic DNA:
- the rpsS gene encoding 30S ribosomal protein S19, with protein sequence MPRSVKKGPFVDEHLMRKVDRAVEANDKRVIKTWSRRSTIIPEMVGLTFAVHNGKKFFPVYITENMVGHKLGEFSPTRTFYSHAGDRKARRGK encoded by the coding sequence ATGCCACGGTCAGTCAAAAAGGGACCATTTGTTGATGAACACCTGATGAGAAAAGTCGACAGGGCCGTCGAAGCGAACGACAAGCGGGTCATAAAGACCTGGTCGAGGAGGTCCACCATTATCCCGGAGATGGTTGGCTTGACTTTTGCCGTGCACAACGGGAAGAAGTTTTTCCCCGTTTACATAACGGAGAATATGGTGGGTCATAAACTGGGAGAGTTTTCCCCAACCAGGACTTTTTACAGTCATGCGGGGGACCGAAAAGCGAGAAGAG
- the rplB gene encoding 50S ribosomal protein L2 codes for MGIKHFNPTSPGVRTKTVLTSDDVTKKKPEKSLTRQLKKSGGRNNQGRTTVWCRGGGHKRKLRVIDFRREKIDIPARVAAIEYDPNRSARIALLHYIDGEKRYIIAPLGLSVGDTVISSESADIKPANCLPLKNIPVGTLVHNVELKIGKGGQIARGAGAVCQILAKEGKNAHVKLPSGEVRLINLHCRATVGQVGNLDYENVSIGKAGRNRWLGKRPNVRGTAMNPVDHPHGGGEGKAKGGRHPVSPWGMPTKGYKTRRKKPSDNFIVKRRK; via the coding sequence ATGGGAATTAAACATTTTAATCCGACATCACCCGGGGTCAGGACGAAAACGGTCCTGACGTCGGACGATGTAACAAAGAAAAAACCGGAAAAGTCTCTCACCCGCCAGCTGAAAAAGTCGGGAGGAAGGAACAACCAGGGACGGACGACCGTCTGGTGCAGGGGAGGGGGGCACAAGAGAAAGTTGAGGGTTATAGACTTCCGGAGGGAAAAGATCGATATTCCGGCACGGGTTGCAGCCATCGAGTACGACCCGAACCGATCTGCGAGGATTGCACTCCTCCATTACATCGATGGTGAAAAGAGGTACATAATCGCACCATTGGGCCTATCCGTGGGCGATACCGTTATTTCCTCTGAAAGCGCCGACATAAAGCCTGCCAATTGCCTTCCGTTGAAGAATATTCCCGTGGGAACACTCGTGCACAACGTGGAGTTGAAGATCGGTAAAGGGGGGCAGATAGCAAGGGGTGCGGGCGCTGTGTGCCAGATTCTTGCAAAGGAAGGAAAGAATGCCCACGTGAAGCTTCCCTCGGGGGAGGTGCGGCTTATCAATTTACATTGCAGGGCCACCGTCGGACAGGTAGGCAACCTCGATTATGAAAACGTTTCCATCGGAAAGGCGGGCAGGAACCGGTGGCTCGGGAAGAGGCCAAATGTCCGCGGAACGGCAATGAACCCCGTTGACCACCCCCACGGCGGGGGAGAAGGCAAGGCGAAAGGTGGCAGGCATCCGGTGTCCCCCTGGGGAATGCCGACAAAAGGGTACAAGACGAGGCGAAAGAAGCCGTCTGACAACTTTATCGTGAAAAGAAGAAAGTAA
- a CDS encoding 50S ribosomal protein L23 yields the protein MKKYHIIKRPVITEKSSYIKDVGNYVAFEVDKRANKLQIKRAVEDLFKVNVLDVKTIVVPGKEKRLGRSVGRVSSWKKALVKLKEGEKIEFFEGV from the coding sequence ATGAAAAAATACCACATCATAAAGAGGCCGGTCATAACAGAAAAGTCTTCATACATAAAAGATGTAGGGAATTACGTTGCCTTCGAAGTCGACAAGAGGGCAAACAAGTTGCAGATCAAGAGAGCCGTCGAAGATCTTTTCAAGGTAAATGTTCTTGATGTGAAGACCATCGTCGTGCCCGGAAAGGAAAAGAGGCTTGGCCGCTCTGTGGGCCGCGTGTCTTCATGGAAAAAAGCCCTCGTGAAGCTGAAAGAGGGAGAAAAAATAGAGTTCTTTGAAGGGGTATAA